The nucleotide sequence TACTTCCGTGAGGCCGCCCGGTGTGACTTTCTGCCCTGAGACGGCGATGCGAAGCGGCCACATGACGGCACCCTTCTTTTCGCCTCGTTGTTCTGCGAAAGCGTCGAGCGCCGCGTTGATGGTATCGGGCGTCCACGGCTCTAGGCTGTCGAGCATCGGCAGTGCTTCGGGAAGAAGGGCGCGCGCCTTTTCCGGGTTCGTCTTGTTGCGCTTGTTCGTATAGCAGTCGAGGTCGTAGTCGGGCATCTCGATGAGGAAATGGATCTGCTCTTTGATTTCGCCGAGGCGGCTGAGGCGCGGGCGCAGGACTTCGGCGGCATAGTCCCACTTCTCGGCGAGTTCTGTCGGCAGGTCGCCGGTGAAGGGGCGCGCAAGTTTGGCGAAGGCGGCGGGATCCATCGACTTGAAGTATTCGCCGTTCATCCAGTCGAGCTTCTTGTAGTCGAAGATGGCGGGCGACTTGCTGATGCCGTCGAGGGAGAACGCCCCGATGAGCTCTTCCATCGTGAAGATTTCCTGATTCGTGTCCTTGGGCGACCAGCCGAGGAGCGCGACGTAGTTCGTGACGGCTTCGGCGAGGTAGCCTTCGTCGAGAAGCTGGCCGAAACTCGCTGCGCCGTGGCGTTTCGAGAGCTTCGACACCGTGCCGTCTTCGCTCTTTCCCATGACGGGCGGCAGGTGGATGAACTCGGGCAGCTGCCAGCCGAAGAATTCGTAGAGCAGCACATGCTTGGGCGTCGAGGTGATGTACTCGTTGCCGCGGATGACGTGCGTGATCTCCATGAGGTGATCGTC is from Selenomonas sputigena ATCC 35185 and encodes:
- the gltX gene encoding glutamate--tRNA ligase, which codes for MSNRIRTRFAPSPTGYMHIGNLRTALYGYLFAKSQGGDFILRIEDTDQERFVEGAREVINESLAAAHIIADESPEKGGAFGPYVQSERKAIYKEYAEKLVASGHAYRCFCSAKVHAHESESEKFGGYDRHCRDLAPEEIERRLAAGTPYVIRQKMPLTGSTTYRDLILGSITIENSELEDQILLKSDGMPTYNFANVVDDHLMEITHVIRGNEYITSTPKHVLLYEFFGWQLPEFIHLPPVMGKSEDGTVSKLSKRHGAASFGQLLDEGYLAEAVTNYVALLGWSPKDTNQEIFTMEELIGAFSLDGISKSPAIFDYKKLDWMNGEYFKSMDPAAFAKLARPFTGDLPTELAEKWDYAAEVLRPRLSRLGEIKEQIHFLIEMPDYDLDCYTNKRNKTNPEKARALLPEALPMLDSLEPWTPDTINAALDAFAEQRGEKKGAVMWPLRIAVSGQKVTPGGLTEVLFLLGKKNSLDRLKKSLAKLQDM